Genomic segment of Bemisia tabaci chromosome 9, PGI_BMITA_v3:
ACTTCTTTATATCATAGTAATCTCAATCGTCTCTCTCTCGAACCTCTCACCCAACTGTCAATTAATTTCCAGTTTCTGTTTACAGGTGATAGCATTCATATGTGGCCTGATTGTCATAATATTGATGCTAATGGCTCTGATGTCAACCGACTGGCTCATGGCTGCAGGGTGGCGACAAGGCCTATTTTCACATTGCGTTATGGAAAACGCACCCACACCTCTCCCATTCAATGTACAGGATGTCGGACCGGGGTGTTTTGCAGCTAGGGATGTAGGTAAGTAATGGTGACCTATATTTTTGAAGATGGGTTGTCAATCAATTTAAACTCAAAATCAGGCTCTACTGTTTACTGGCAGACAACTGTCTCAAAGATTTGCTATCCTATGACCAGATGTAATGTCAacttacagggttgccacagtcagggaatacccgaaaatgtcagggaatttaaaaagtcagggaaaaccggaaaatgtcagggaaaatgacgaaaatgtcagggaatatgacgaaaatgtcagggcatatttgtcaaatcacctttatttgcttcaTAGAATGGGTTTggggtttcgaacaacaaattttgcctgaaaactattttcaattatgtcctcTTAACTACTTGTCATATCTTctattgtcaaggaatttcaccaaaatttgtcagggaaaagcgggaaatgtcagggaagttcTTTTTCTAACTTCTGTGGCAATCTTGGAGAATTCAAGCTGAGAAAGACTGTTCATGGAATAATGAGCCTAGCTCCAAAAGAAATAAGGACTGTAATTTCTGCGAAGTTGAATTGGGAATTTGGTCTATGAGTTGTTGATAAAGTTACTTTCTTGTATTCAGAAGAATAACGTGCAACTCATGTAGCTCACTTTAAGGCGTTAAATTACAGTTAATCCTAGGAGTTTTGAGCTCCCAAGCTTGCTCATCAAAAACGTAAAAGTCCTCCTCTTTTacaaaatgatattttttgaacTGGAAACTTCAAATCATAGTAGCTTTGATTTGGTTTAACGCTTTTGAGCATTTCTTGAGTCAAAGTTCTTGTAAAATAATGCTTTATCCGATAGTGTCAGTgaccaaatttttaatttctttgcaCCCCACCCCATATTATGAGAAAGTTAATAGTTTCTGTCTCCCACCAGTTTTCTATCTCTTTTCTCTCAGACCTTTAGCTGACCTTGGATACAGATCAACAGTCAATTTGACAGAATGGAAGGCTGTTAGTGTCGATGTTTTAGgtgaaaaaaaacataattgcAACTGAAGTTTGTTTCGAACGTTTCAGGTTACATAAAAGTTGCCGCTGCCCTATGCATTGCGACATTAGTGACTGATATTGTCGCGACACTGCTGACAGGACTTGGCCTGCGATCTAGTGATTACCGCACAAAATATAAGTTCTATAGGATCGCTGTTTATGTCATGTGTATTGCATGTGAGTATTAATGCCATGTGATATTTTCTATTTGTTATTAGCGGTCTTTGAGTCTCTGAAAGATCTTAGTTGTTTGTGCTCCATAATTACTTCTGAGACATTCAGAGGAGTCTCTGAAACTAATGCTTTACAATTGCAAACTAGTGTTGCGCCAAACAGCATGACTGTCATAGGGGGAAATTTGTGCTCTGATGAGTTTTCTCTTGATGAATATCCGTTTAATATTGAACTTTAACGCACATTGGCAAAGCCACCAACACTTGAGTCTCTGAAAGATTTTAAGATTCTAAACAAGTTGTGACTTTTTTTCATGGGTCTGGTAGTTGCATTTCTGAGCAAGGAGTACTTCAACTCGTTTGGGTTTTAGCCTCTTTTGGTTAATTCTTATGCTTTTCGTGCCCAAAAGCTTTAAATGCTTTCAAAACCCAGGAAAAGCTTCTTAAAGTTAAAATAACGACTTAATTCAAGAAAAGGCTGCTACAAACTGCAAAAGTTCCAGAACaataaagtaataaaaaaaaggggaagtTTCAAGAGTGGTACAAACTCATTTTCCACCCAAAAAGAATGAATAAATGAGTACTGTTTCGCTGTTTatttttcccttaatttttgtctttgaacTTTAGTATTTTGCAGAAGCCTGTTTGTACATTAAGTTGTCATTTtactttgtttttgtttgattaAGTTGTTCTTCAGTTTGAAAGTTAATAATGCCTGTTGTCATTAAGTAACGCCCACAATGTATCATGAAAAGAATTTCCAACATTATTTAGAAGGTCAAGGCTCCTATTTGTAATGAGAGGAAACAGTGTTAGAAAGTGATACGGGGAAACCATGAGTAGAATTCCTAGTTCGATCATAGCTGATCAAAATAATTCAACATTTTATAAATCATCTCTACTACTCTAGGGCCtctcaaatttcttcaaaatattcctcTCATTTAAAGTACAATTTTAACGTTTGAAGGTGAATCTAAGCATAGAAGATAAGCAGGTCACCTGCCAACAATGGAGAGCGCCCTATTTACAGCAGCTTTTTAGTACAAATTCTCCACTGAATCTGTCCAAAATGGCCATCTTGAAAACTTTGGCTTGTCTTGAAAGACGATctgacttttttctttatcttatcTGTTTCAGTATTATCTCTTCTTGTTGCTCTTGTCATATATCCTGTGTATTTCGCCTCAGAACAAACCGCAGGTaagatagttttttttattccttcaaaTTAATTGCTCCCTAGTAAGCATAGTTCTGGCCTAAGgtgggaaaagtcagaaaacgtggaaaatttgaaaattttgattcaggAAGAAGCAAAATTAGTCAATGGAAAGTCAGGGAACGGAAAAATACAGACATCATTAATGAAAAACGAGTCAGTAGCGCTGGTCAGTTGGTCAATAGCAATTGCCTACgctcaatattaatcgagatatcgtgctttgaaaaattcggttatGACATCATTTACctcggtagtgacacccttggtctcTTCCACCTTTTTTTATCCAAGTTTTACGTCAAATAACCAGTACAAATGTATGTCCTACTAATGAAAGCGAGGTGAGAGAAACCAAGGGTTTCATTTCTgtggtggatgacatcataaaccgaatttttcaaagtgcgatatcctggttaatattgaacatagaatATTGCTGTTCTTATTATTATCagctaatttacaagaatcaagcatgaaacacgattctgtgaccagcgcaactgacccattagtcAACAGAAAGTCAGACGCAGGAAAAATAAAGACATTTTAATGAGAAATTGGAAACAAGGAATccattttgctgttttttgcCTTGTGACTTTTTGCTTTATGAACTGATCTTATTATTATCAGCTaacctacaagaatcaagcatgaaaacacgattctttgaCCGTGCATCTGATCCATCAGTTAACAGAAAGTCAGATACAGGAAAATTAAAGACATGCTAATGAGAAATTGAAAACATGGAATCCATTTTTTGCCTTATGGCTTTTTGCTTTGTGGACCAATCTTATTATtatcagctaatctacaagaatcaagcatgaaaacacgattctttgaccgtgcaactgacccatcagTTAACAGAAAGTcaaatacagaaaaaataaagacattttaatgaaaaattggaaatgtgTAATCCATTTCTCTGTTTCTTTGCCTCTCGTATAAGTATATTCGATAATATTTCAGGCAACCGAACTGTGTGGGAGTTTGGCTGGGCATACGGTGTTGGCTGGGGCGCTGGAATCTTCCTCTTTGGTGGGATTGTGCTGCTGCTCTGCGATAAGGAGTCAGAAGAAATCTACTACAAAGAACGTAAAGTGACCGTTGCCTAGTGTGCGGCCTCCCTGCCCGATGTTGTTCTCTAAAAACCACTAGTAGCTATCGGGCAGGAAATGGCGCTCTTGACAATACTAGTGGTTCGCCTCCAGCCTCTGTTCGCGTTCTGAGCTGCGTTCATAATGACGTATGTCCAGCTTTTAGTGCTCTGTGCTTTCAAATTGTGTCTCAGTCTAATCAATTGCACGGGCTTGACTGTTCCCACTCTTCGAGCTGTGTTAGGTTTATCACATCTTTTGTGTCTTAATTTTCTATTCTAATAAGTTCCGAAAGTTTTTGAACATCACCTGAAACTTTTAACCATTACTCATGGTGTTTAGGGTCTGGGAAAAGTAAAGACATACCATGATTCACCCGGAAACAAAAGGTCTTGGGGAAATTAGAGAGTCCAAGAATTATGACTTTATTTCTTCATCATTTCAAGACCTTTATcgtttttaaatttgacaatttggATCGACCTGCCTCTAAAGCATCAGCTAGAAATGATAAGACTAATATTTTTGCTCTTAGCAATTTCAGGAATATCTAATTTTTCCCAAGAGAATGTGgagaaaaacgagagaaaaccTCAAATCTCTACCTGAAGATCTgctccaaaaaatcaaaaaaatatcggagaatGAGAAAACTCAAGAATTCTGGACACCTTGAGTAAATCGAAATtggttttgaaaagtttttgcacTAGCgccaaaatgtttaatttttcctcaCTCTACCAGAATTTCTTTAAACTTAAAATATAAATGTGCTGTGTTggtgaacaatttttttatttttcttaaaattttttgtgaaacctTCTAGGAAACGAAATTTACAGTTTTGGGAACCCTTTGCCCATCAACTTAATCTTAGTCAAGAAATTTTCATCTAACTAAGTTTCCAAAGATTACAACTTCTAAAATATCTTCGAAgagtttcttttcaataattattGACTTAGACCGGCAAAAACCCTCTCCTCAATCCTATAGTTCATATCCAGGAAAACCAGCTCTGGTGTGTAGACAATTCCAAAGAAGTGTTATCATCTTTTCTGAGCAATTGTGGATAAAACTTATCATCGAATGCCTTTTTCCTACAAATCATCGGTCTGTGCTCAAGGACAGGAAGAATGATAAGTGTTGATACAGGCTTGTCGAAGAGATCTGCAACttcaataaatatatttttttattttatttttaaatctctCAAACCGGACGGTTTTTTATTCCACTCGAAGTTATTGAATAGATGGGTGCTAATTGTGGATCTATCTAAATAATTAACAATTCAACATAAAAATAGTTAAACAT
This window contains:
- the LOC109035168 gene encoding transmembrane protein 47 isoform X3, which encodes MAESPNQIAQVIAFICGLIVIILMLMALMSTDWLMAAGWRQGLFSHCVMENAPTPLPFNVQDVGPGCFAARDVGYIKVAAALCIATLVTDIVATLLTGLGLRSSDYRTKYKFYRIAVYVMCIALLSLLVALVIYPVYFASEQTAGNRTVWEFGWAYGVGWGAGIFLFGGIVLLLCDKESEEIYYKERKVTVA
- the LOC109035168 gene encoding transmembrane protein 47 isoform X1, whose translation is MLDLSQYYNLSSVSFTGDSFPDFSEFEIESECSDFPRDSPARRNSDLKLKMAPTTTIETITITRPLKVIAFICGLIVIILMLMALMSTDWLMAAGWRQGLFSHCVMENAPTPLPFNVQDVGPGCFAARDVGYIKVAAALCIATLVTDIVATLLTGLGLRSSDYRTKYKFYRIAVYVMCIALLSLLVALVIYPVYFASEQTAGNRTVWEFGWAYGVGWGAGIFLFGGIVLLLCDKESEEIYYKERKVTVA
- the LOC109035168 gene encoding transmembrane protein 47 isoform X2 is translated as MAPTTTIETITITRPLKVIAFICGLIVIILMLMALMSTDWLMAAGWRQGLFSHCVMENAPTPLPFNVQDVGPGCFAARDVGYIKVAAALCIATLVTDIVATLLTGLGLRSSDYRTKYKFYRIAVYVMCIALLSLLVALVIYPVYFASEQTAGNRTVWEFGWAYGVGWGAGIFLFGGIVLLLCDKESEEIYYKERKVTVA